In Dromiciops gliroides isolate mDroGli1 chromosome 4, mDroGli1.pri, whole genome shotgun sequence, one DNA window encodes the following:
- the ANP32E gene encoding acidic leucine-rich nuclear phosphoprotein 32 family member E isoform X4: MEMKQKINLELRNRAPEEVTELVLDNCPSVNGEIEGLNDTFKELEFLSMVNVALTSLARLPSLSKLRKLELSDNVISGGLEVLAEKCPNLTYLNLSGNKIKDLSTVEALMMKKMKMKRRMKQVHQEDMRKRRKMKMKQVQIWREKKRRWVSHT, translated from the exons aTGGAGATGAAACAGAAGATTAACCTGGAGTTAAGGAACAGAGCCCCCGAGGAG GTGACCGAGTTAGTCCTTGATAACTGCCCTTCCGTCAATGGGGAAATTGAGGGCCTCAATGATACtttcaaagaattagaatttctGAGCATGGTCAATGTGGCCCTTACCTCCCTGGCTCGGCTCCCCAGCTTGAGTAAACTCCGGAAG TTGGAACTTAGCGATAATGTTATTTCTGGGGGCCTAGAGGTCCTGGCAGAAAAATGTCCAAATCTCACCTACCTCAATCTGAGTGGCAACAAAATCAAAGATCTCAGCACAGTAGAAGCTCTG atgatgaagaagatgaagatgaagaggaggatgaAGCAGGTCCACCAGGAGgatatgaggaagaggaggaagatgaagatgaagcaGGTTCAGAtttggagggagaagaagaggaggtggGTCTCTCATACCTAA